DNA from Clarias gariepinus isolate MV-2021 ecotype Netherlands chromosome 8, CGAR_prim_01v2, whole genome shotgun sequence:
ATATCATACAGCTAGACCTATAATGACATTTCCAAACAATAGCCTATCCAAAATAGTGCACAATTAAGCGAGGAGCTTCACGTCATAATTCAAAGTTAATGTGTTACAGATAACTCAAGCATACAGCTcgagctatttttttttaacccggtgaaatgtaaatgaaaggGCTCGATaactatatttatttctattttttatccATCCAACCGGAAATCCATAAATTCTCTCTGCCTCACACAGTCTGCATAGGCGtgggtgcgcacacacacatacacacaccctcccCTCCTCTTTTTATCATAACACCTTCTTAAGAGACATACActtcagtatacagtatagacagGAGATAAGTCAGTAAATTCAAGATCTTAATAAAATCGCAGGCTTTGCTTATCCCGAGCGAATGCGCCACATGAAACTCAGATGTGAGAGGGTAATTTCTAAAATCATACGAGGTCCGCAGAAAATACTTATCCTGTGAATGGTACATTAGTCATTAACCACTCTGCTGATTTGCAaacctatactgtatgtttcaatATCGGAGCATTATTCAGGTCATTACCAGGCTCTAAAACATGCTACAATGCAGTATTAGGATGTTTTATGGCAcaaagtttatattattattatatttatatagaaatagCATTATGTAGTCACAGATATTCCAATTAAATGGTTTGTCTACACCTACACCTTTAGCAGCAAGTTGTCAGGACAGGAATAAATGTTCCATTAGTGTCTATCCCAGTTAATTTGTTTATCTAGCCTTGACAGACATGCCAATCATGATaagactgaaataaataaataaataaataaataaaaagaggtATTAATATCCTACCTCTTTTGGTGAGAGGATAGAAACATAATCCTCATAAATGATCCTTGCTTTCTCATCTATAGCCGTTGGGTTGGTTTCCTTCTTTAATTCCTCACAAGCCATCCAGAACATCAGGTTCTCCTCGCTGTACTCCGATCGGAGGAACTGACGAAAAATGTCTCTGCCCTCCAAGGAGCGCATCATGAGCTCGAAGCTTCGTGCCCAGGCTACAACTTCATCCAGCGTGGGATGCCTTCAGCATGGGAAGAAAGCAATTTAATAACCAAGATAATGTacattatatgaaaaaaataactatattaAGCCTTGTGTGTCTGATAATCTGTGAAAAGGGTTTatcaaaaaagtttaataaattttttttaattaataatattaaaaataaataaataatcactttCAAGTAGAACCTGGTCTCTGATCAATATTAAgtgttgaattaaaaataaagctacTGATCACTTACTGTTCCTCTGCCGCTTCTATGCTGTCCATTTTTGTACATGTTTGCCGCTCAGGATGTTCCCTGCTCTCTTCATTCCTAAAAGGGAAGAACCAACAGGACGGAATAAAAGCACTCAGTTTTGTACAGGAACCCAGTTGTAACCTAGTAAGAAGAGGCAactcattcattaaaaaaaagattagattTTAAAAGGTCTGTATTCTTTGACTGATATGATTGgtatcacacacacaagtgCCGCTTTCATACATGCATTTCATACAACACATCACACTTCCTGGCAAATGCCTCGTCTGTGCCATGTacacataaacattttattgcaaCGGCTAGAAGACAAAGCTTTCACAGTAATGTGTTTCTTGTAGTGCTGGATTCTTTCTCAGTGATATcgtagttaattaaaaaaataaattgtacaatGGATGTGCTGTCATAGGAAAATAATCCTACCACTCTAAAGTAGtattcttttcctttaaaagCACTTCCTCAAATACTAGATTATTCTTAgaaattgattattattttatattatgggttataaaatatatatatatttttttatctaagtTATAATTTTAACAGATGACGcgttgtccttttttttattagttatatttaatgttgtggagaCAAGTGTGAGCTAACAGGTTTACCCAATTGTCTACTCAAGTTTCACCAGACTGAGACTGTGTGTCTGTTCCCtgatttaaacaaacatttagaaAGACCCAGCAAGTGTGTTttggtaatttaattaatatggaGACCAGCCATTCAGAGCAcacagccagcacctctgatctgaagctaggactctCACACATCTAAAGcgcttattgttaatgaaactcACAGATCAGGTCTTTTATGTCCTGTTTAattcaggtttctgttaaacacagTATAAGTAtgtagcattaaataaaaatagtcctcctggatactgTTACATACATCAGactcggctaactggtagaggaggaggcatcgcagttatttacaatgataatttgaccaCTGTACAAAACCATGCACACAAATTTAATCAGTcgattaaattatatataataataaattatactaTCGATTTCTTTGCAAATTTGTGGTTTTTCTTTCAAACCTGCTTGTTTCCATAGACAAAGCACTAATTGCCTAAAACTTTAAtgttcattttgagaatccagaagaccctctaagAACAGCACTGATTCCAGAATGGATATAAATAAGAGTAAATCAGTGAGTATTTACtttcataaagcaggtcacactttagattaagtactgtatatgaaatatAGTGACAATTTACAGTACACTCTGAAGcgatctcagatcactatcatGTTTTAAGTatatcatagtaataatgtatgcacagcGCATTCACATTAACTACTACACAGTTATCACGCGTTATTAGTAATCTCTCAGAGTTATCAACTAAGACTGGATCGCTGGatcgtctgaccccacagaacttcatcaggcgactgaatatttaaagtCAACATTCcgttatatattattatacagtagctCCAGTtcctaaaagaaaaattattacagATAAGAAAGAGTCCTGAACTAAAGCTCTTCATGTTGTTAGATCACTGTatttctccactcttatagaaaataactaaaattaTTCTAGATTCTTATTAAATACTGCAGCAAAATTATCCAGAGGTAAGACCACTACAGAAATCCACACATTTATAACATAAGCCTTCATGAGGACTTCATGAGCTTTTTTAGTAACAAACTTGTAAACATTGGGCAAAAGAATTCAggttttgaaaccaaacaatttaATATTAGCATTAGGTCCTACATATAATAGTATTCattatattcaattttatttgtatagtgctatattagatcctatacctaCTGTAGacattttctcaaaaaaaaaaaaaaataatgagacCCCTGTTGAAAagaattaattcttcactcagcagcggaaatgttccaaaatcttttaaattagcagttattaaaccacaaATTAAGGAACCCGAGCCCGTATTtactaagcatctcagaatcactCGTAGGAATCGGGCTCAAAGTTCATTTAGGACTAAAAATTTTCCTACCTCAGAGTAGCCCCCCCTTCtcaatgttttctttatttattgtgatatttgactgtttttttcAGATAGGAGTAGGATTGCGAAAAGGAAAGAGtgtgatgtcttttttttatgacactAAGAGCCACAAAGTAGGCTGCAGGTTATAGTGGGTGTTGTAGTTCTGAcaagtttttgtagttttaaacggTGGAAAAGTGAAATGGTGAAATTGGTGGCAGTTCtgtgaaagctttatgcacacagagcaCAACTGTTTAAAGCCCATGTAATAGGGCTGTGTAGAACTGTCGTAATCTGATCaaaattatttagaaaagaAAGCGAAACTAGAGGGAGGATCAGAGAGCATTTTGCTTGCGAAGGAGGTAGTAGTTTGCCGCACACATCCCCCGAGTAGTGTGAAACATGGGgttatgttattttaatgaattatgGAGACATGAATGCAGCCCGTTTTTTCGTTGATTCCTTGCTGCATAGTGGGAAATTTATAAATTTGCTCATGTGTGCTAAGTGTAAGTGCAaagtttaattcattatttttgtgtCACTGTTGCAAAGCTGCATCTTCAATGTTACTAAAAAGAAAGTACAGTATCAGTCACCTGCAGAGACAGAATATGGACcgcgaaaaaaaaaagtatgacatTTTTGTCCTAACTGTCTTTTATGAGCTGTGTCACTCACTCTTACTAAAACTACTCCCCCCACATGCATCTCGTTTCTGCTATAACTTGAAGTTAATATATATGCGAAATGACACTGGagtctctttttttaaatctccttttgcgagaaaaaaagttttccatTTCAACAATTATACACTAACAGTATGtttgtttatctatttatatacaattaatttattccatactatttatacagtactatgcgAAAAGCTTATGAAATAAATGCTGTAGAGCAAGATGccttcatttttaattaattaaaatgaaaataccCTATAAAGCACAGTAAACTGTAATACATGAAAAGAAATGTAGTATTTGGTGTGATAACACTTTGAAAACTCTTTAGTGGCAGATACAATTTgtagcattttataaaaatattaaagattagCTACTAAATTTCactgagcatcctgcagaaccacccTCAGTTCCTCTGAAGACTTTGACTGTTGCACCTGCTTCCTTTTGgcatgcaaaacccagcagcttccattttgtttagatttttttgtccaAGTGGTCTTTAACATAATATTCTGCTTTCCTTTAATTTTGTGGGGGGGATACTGCTGTCCAACAATAAGAAATCTTTTTGTACTAAATCAATAATGCAgtcataaaattaataaaaaaatgtgtaggaaaaaaaaaaaaaaaaaaaaaaaacacagagggtgcctaagacttttgcccaGTACAGTGCAAATGAATGACagtatacttttaaaaaattatactaaCCTGAATTACATTACTAAAACCTGGATCCAAATAGTCAGAGCTTCTGTTATGGAAAATTTATCCAAAAGTGGtgatgtatttaatattaatttatatgaaTTTCATATgaatctaattttatttaattcaatttaattagtttttttatgcaattttatGGAAACCCTAATTAAAAATACAGCCatctgtatgtttttcatgtttttttatggccaagatttttatgttttgagTTTCTAGTAAAAGATAATTatgtaaagttaatttaaaaattaaataattacattatcaTACAGTATTCACATGGCTGGCATCTGAAGCATAGCCTAAAACGTTTCCTGGTCATTGCTGCTTAGACATGTGGGTGCCACATTTCCCTAGAAATCGAGGTTAATTAAGCTTTATTGCATTGTTTCTTTTTGGCAGGATGTTACAAGCCCAGAGATATACTAAAAATCTGGAAAGAAATGCTACAGATTACTGTGAGAATCTCACAACAGCAGggttaaaaaatgaattaagttCCATGTATAGAAGTGAATGGACTTTTAACTAAACTGTGTGAATAACCTGGAAGGCAAAGCAACACTTCCTTTCATCACACAGGTACGCCATTGGCTGCACAAAGATCCATTCATCTAACGAAGGTGGCTTGAGTTCAAGGTCTGAATCAATGCATTGAAGGTTAAAGACACAGGAACAGGAACTCCGGATATGTTGCTAATGCTTTCTTTTTGGCAGAGAAGTTTTCCCTTTgtggaaaagtgtttttaaaagcactttTACTAGAGTGAAGTATAAACAATTCCCAGAAAATTTTgggtatagaaaaaaaaaccatataAACCACCACCAGCAAATTCCCCTCACTCAACTAACAGATCTGATAATTCCCAAAGCCATTCAAGACTTTCTATTTTAAGTTTAGAGACAAGAGAGACTGCCTTCCCTTTCTCAAAGTCTCTATTGTGCAAGTATAATTGGGCTTGCTAGCCAAAGGGGTCTGCACATGCTGAGAGCCCTCTAAATATATAAAGTGTTCCACACAGCTGTTTTGCATGTGATGTGGGGACAGAAATAGAGGCTTACACAGCTGATAAATACAGAGCATAATAGGGAATAGCTGTGGAATCCCGACCTTATAAACACAGGTTTGCCCCCCCTTCtcaatgttttctttatttattgtgaTATTTGTGTTCACATGAGTGTAGGgattaacatgaaaaaaaaggcatgagAAAAGTTTTTCCAACATTGAAGAACAAAAAAGAAGCTAGAAATAACCTAAtactgaataaaaagaaaacccattaaaaataaaaaaatgacatttaatataattaaaataattttagttgtatataaatacataaataacagAGCTCCTTGGGTGGACATAGAaaaaagtgctcactatcaATTATCGtaacaaaaatttaattgtaaataatgCGACATaaggacatacagtaaaatgaatAAGAATTAAGGTCACATACGCTCTACAGTTTTTCATGATGAACAGGCGAAAGGCAGGAAGACTGAACTTTAAAAAAGCAACATGGATCCCTACTGGCAACACAGCAGTGAAGCCGGAAGCTCTATACTAAAGCCCTGGCAGTGTATTTCGatggggagggggggatgggggCTTCAAACATCAAACGATGTGTCATGTAGAACCATCATTACTTTAAAACGTGTACTTTGTACTGTTACCAGAATATGGAAATGAAATCACTAAAATGTACAACTTACAAAATgcacatattattatatattactagCATTGGTACCTGTCATTAACGAttaaagagtttttagaaatagttaaaagattaaagctaaaaataagctgatcagcattAATTAATCAGtgctattattatttctttttgtaaggttgagtatcgtATGTCTTATTTACACAAAGTTGTACTTATTTTGcagtcagccaaatacactcctggtttatatgatttttcttttacaggcacatacagtacagtaacgtACCTCAGAATTCTGTGGAAATGTTTGCTGTAATGCTCTAATGAGATGTTTTATCGACATGTACTCTCTCTAATTAGCACCGCAGTTTAGGAAAATATGAGATAAACtagttttaaacttcctgcaggaagGATAAACAAACATACAATGATCTGTCCATACATCTCTAAAAATTCACTTATTAAAAGTTTCAGAACTTTTTTTGGAATAAGCTATGCTGTGTCACACATTTGTTTGTGATTGGTGGGGAACTGACTGTAAAAAAACTGCTTCTGACTTCCCTTCCACTCAATTTTTGCGACTGGACAAACATTCAGAGGTACAGATAGATGGACATACAGATAGACATAAATTTTTCAGAGACTGGTTATGGGTCCTCCAATTTATTAAACGtgaagatataattgaaagaatGAGTTCTGACcattgtaaagaaataaattatatatatatatattatataatatactaaattatttatatagatgatGTTGCTGAATTTTGGATGCTTTTAAAGTTTTCCAAAAGTTTGTGCCGGTCTGATCGAACATGTAACTAATGAGCATTTAATAACACTTTCCTACATTAGATATTAATTCATACTTCTAAATTTGTATATATGGTAAGTCTGGTCTCTGGCAATGCAGAGGCTAAGCATTTATCAGTATTGCCTAGTACAAGACTAAAACATAGTATGTATGTGATAGTATGTGAAATATGGATGTTGTTGAATAAAATGCATGTGATCCTAATCAAAGCAGATAAACAGAGCAGACTGCATACAGTTATCTTTCTACAATCatctggcaaaaaaaatcataaacactGCAATGCACAACTGCAATTAAAGCTGAAGAAGACAATTGTATTTGGTGCATTGATGCATCCTAGTTGGAATGTGTGATGTCCTGTACCTAAATGGAATCCAGACTTTGGTCAGAATCTGTAATGATAATTTCTAAAATACCAGTGAAAGCTGCAAACAGCTACAATAGCTACATAGCAACTAATAGTTTTATCCTACATCATTAACATACTGGGTTTTCTTCCAGTAACAGGACATGACCTACCAGAGGCATTTGCAGCAGCCGCACCAGCACAGACAGCAGGTGTTCGGTCTCGGATGCCCGGGAGCCTGAGGGGGTCCTTCAATGTGGGCCTGCTGCTGTTTCCTCATCTCAACTCGACTCACACTCTGCGGCTgaacaaacattaaaacaacatttGGTTAAACTCATCAACACCTAATGTTACTTAGGCAGAACCTTGGCATTTGTGGTctaaccattatttaaaaacacttttcatgTTCTTTGGGAAGTTTGTGTAAGTGTAAGTTATGAAAAGGGTTTGAAAATTTTATGGGAAGGGTCTGCAAACACATGCcattcaaattatttaaaatctttaaataaaatgatagagGATCAAGCCTTTggacacgaaaaaaaaaaggttacacaTTTTTAAGTGGTACCAATTTTTCTTTACTTCAACATGCAGTATGATGCTCAAAGGGTATCCAACACTCTTCTTTGTTTAGGTTTCCTTGCAGCACCACGTAAGTTACAGCTTCATAATGCTGCTTTAtctgattcattttttttattacacaggAAGCTGGGTATgatacaaatcaaattaaactgaaaatagCAACAGTTCATGGAAACTGCTGAAATCCTATTGGCTGCTTAGGCTTTAAAAACATAGCAAGGAACAGAAAAtctaaatatgttttgtttaaagctaCAGGAATGATTTGCCTAAAGGGTAATACTTTTGATATGCTTAAACAGGAAAGTAACGTCGGGTCAAGGTAGCTATGTGACAGACATGGGCACAAACATGTCTGAACAGAAGAACTTGTTTGATAAACGCATCAGCATCTTAAAAAACCATTAAAGCCAAATCTTGATGCTGAAATACTGGAGCTTTCCTGCTCATAAACCAGTTCTGCATGCAAATCATAAACTGTCTACAATTTAAAGGAAATCTCCATGACCTGCACGAGTCATATCTTTACAGATCTGCTTCCATGACTTGCTGTCAGTTTATCGGAatataaactgaaataattaacctgaaatgttttaattataaagaCTCGGACTTGActttgacagacagacagacagacagacagataattTCAATATTGATcatggagtaaattaaaaatttgtgAAATTGGTAACAGTAAAAGGGTTTTCAGCCTTCCATCTCCCAGCCTATCTATCTGTTAAATACAAAGTTATTTAAATGGGTGAATTTAATACAGTTTTACCTAAAACCTTTGTGGTAGAGTGCCTATTATTTGTACAATCCTTAGTTAAGAGTTGTCTCAAAGAGACAatgtaaataatctttaaacACAATTTATCCCAGTCACATGGCATCAAGGATTATAAATGTCACAAACAGCATCATAACCTTCAAGCTGCTGTTTAGGGTTTTACACATCCCATAACCTCAGGGTAGTCCGTACATCTTTTCCCCCTCAtccatttaagcatttttttttcttttcttgccattctataaattcaacaaaaatatttttttgcaatagACACAAAAAGAATTGCAAACATGGAAGAACATGTGTGCTGTATAAAGATATTCAgttcaaataaatacatacattatactgtacgttAATTATTTCAGTGTGGCATTTTCTGCATAGACAGAGAATCAACCTTTAAACCAACAaaatacaaagacaaaaaataaataaatttaaatcagcAGAATACAACATATTGTAATGCAAAATGACATAACTGTCTCACCAGAAAATCCATAATGTTGTCTTCAAGCCTTATAATACACCGTGTTTCTCATAGTGATCTGAGAGCAGCAGTCAATGGTCATTCAAAGTGAACACCTTTGTGTTGTGTATTATGACTTTTGTTCATGTCATTAAAGTTAGACATGCAAAGCAATGCTATCACCAGTTAGGCAGTGGAAAACATGCATATTGATGCAAAACATGAGGAGGAAAATCCTTTGTTTAAGCCTGTGGTGCTCATCAAATACTTTGGGAAATATGCAAAAGAGTAAGCGCACAGTGGGTTagtgaaaacaacaacaaactagGAGTGGCTCAGAGCACATCTGTGGTGTTCTTTCTAACCTGTACTTTCTTTCTGTATTTCCCCCCACACCCCCTCATCCATGTGGTGTAAGAATTCAACATTAGCTAATTCAGAGTCTCTGTGAACTTTTCTAAATCACAGTTCAacatttgtgtgtttaattCCATAAGCACCATGTGTGTTGGGTTAGCGTCTCCAAGATTTGGGAATCGTTTCAAATCCAACTGGGACACTTTTTTTGAGTGCAATTTTATAAGTATTGCTACACTCAGTTAAAACTGCTATATATCCAGACATCAGTCAGGAACACAGGTCAACAGGCATCATTCCTGGCATCCAGGAACAGGAACTgaattttacagcatttttatAATGCGGATAGCCGAATTTAACTACAGACTCTCAGGGATCTAATCAAGctgtaaagcaaacaaaagcATCAGACAGTCATATTTGTATTAGGTTTACTGCCTGCATGCCAGCATGCTCTTCTAGAATATCGTCACACCATCATTTCCAATTTACTCAGGGACACATAATGTGGTCAATCAAACTTCCATACGGGCAAACAGTGAAAAGCCAAAGGCAAAGATCCTTATCAAAAGCAGACCTATATTTAGTTGAGGTCCTTTTATAGAATCACTCATTCATCGTCAGTAAGTCCTtttgaacatacagtagagGCAATTTTGAGACGCCAGTTCACCTACCaacagagaacatgcaaaactctgTATAGACCATCATCAAGCCTCAGGACCAAACCTGAATCCCTGGGGCTACAGTAGAGAGGCACCAACAGtaacaattgttattattattattgctaccAAAAAGTAGGAAATGAGgcaaaaaactatatatatatacactgtatacatattttatactgtataatatgctCTACATTGTTACTATTGTTTTCTACATAATATGCTCGACACGGTTACTGCTGTTCATTCCATGTTTTCTGTTAAAATTTGTTGCAACCAGATAGGAAAGGAAAGAGTCTATCAATCAACTATACTGTAGATTGCTGCTTGCctttttgtattattagtattatttttttgtagaaaGGCCACTATTGGCAATTGTCTGGAAAAAAACTAGTcgcaaaataaaaacaccaggTGCATTTGGTGACCATTTTAGTTGCCATCTGGAGCCCCAGGCATTCAGGTTTGTCACGGTCCAAAGAAAATGGTCATGATCTTTTTACCGCTGTGTGCCCCCAAAACTCTTTAGTGTGATCAACAGGCCAAGTTTGCTCATACCTCTTTACATATAACTGCAAGCATTTATCAACAATCAACTGCCCATAAGTGAATGATTAGGATTTTATGAAAGTGTACCATCTTAGACCATAACTTTTCTGTTTAGGTTTTCTAATatttaaagctgaaataaagtAGGGACCACTAAACATGAAGATAACTGAGACTGGAAGTAAGCTGATGTCTTAAGAAATATTTTGATAGTAAACCTGGTCTACTGACATTATACTTTAGCACTCTGATTAAAATAtgatacaaattattttataagtTGAAACCCTTtgccataaaaaatattttgtttattccgCTTTCTATTGTAAGAAACAATGTGATACACCATGTGGCTAAATGTATCTAGAGACCTTACCATCATAACGATATGTGCTTGTTAAAAATCCAGTGTCAAAACCATGAACATTACCAATATGGAGTTGCCCACCTTCTGGAAAAGATTTTAGAGTGTGGCTGCATGAATTTACTCATTTAGGCACAAAATGGAGTGACCAGACACTGATGTTCACACACAAGGCCAAAcatgttcagtggggttgaggttgGAGCTCCTACATCCGTTCCTCTACACCAAGCTTGTCTTTACAGTAACCACTTTGGGCACAGGGGCACTATCATGCTAGGATTGGTTTTACCCCTTAGTTATAGGGAGGGGAAATTGTATTTCAACTGCATACAAAGGCATCCTATAAAACTGTGTGACATGccagtaaattaataaaattttatttgaatagtgcttttaaaaatggtaattattgcaaagcatctttacaaaataaaaagataataaaatatgaaaattagtacggaatgtgtgagaaaatatgtatgaatcaaaatgatcagattggc
Protein-coding regions in this window:
- the rgs17 gene encoding regulator of G-protein signaling 17 isoform X2, which codes for MPQSVSRVEMRKQQQAHIEGPPQAPGHPRPNTCCLCWCGCCKCLWNEESREHPERQTCTKMDSIEAAEEQHPTLDEVVAWARSFELMMRSLEGRDIFRQFLRSEYSEENLMFWMACEELKKETNPTAIDEKARIIYEDYVSILSPKEVSLDSRVREGINQSLAEPSSLMYEEAQLQIYTLMHRDSFPRFLNSSVYRDLLERKRACLDT
- the rgs17 gene encoding regulator of G-protein signaling 17 isoform X4, translated to MRKQQQAHIEGPPQAPGHPRPNTCCLCWCGCCKCLWNEESREHPERQTCTKMDSIEAAEEQHPTLDEVVAWARSFELMMRSLEGRDIFRQFLRSEYSEENLMFWMACEELKKETNPTAIDEKARIIYEDYVSILSPKEVSLDSRVREGINQSLAEPSSLMYEEAQLQIYTLMHRDSFPRFLNSSVYRDLLERKRACLDT
- the rgs17 gene encoding regulator of G-protein signaling 17 isoform X1, giving the protein MFVQPQSVSRVEMRKQQQAHIEGPPQAPGHPRPNTCCLCWCGCCKCLWNEESREHPERQTCTKMDSIEAAEEQHPTLDEVVAWARSFELMMRSLEGRDIFRQFLRSEYSEENLMFWMACEELKKETNPTAIDEKARIIYEDYVSILSPKEVSLDSRVREGINQSLAEPSSLMYEEAQLQIYTLMHRDSFPRFLNSSVYRDLLERKRACLDT